From the Exiguobacterium aurantiacum genome, one window contains:
- a CDS encoding YkvA family protein, giving the protein MSDWKTTYTHFLTSATEDYNDKEKLGDLLVQGELALAKVTVDVASSEISNIEREEELTLYFQMKQLLNMLRAVYNDQFEMQPNKQDALVAAVLYFVSPFDAIPDDAPLGLFDDAQVIDYVHEQLASDIDRFHNEL; this is encoded by the coding sequence ATGTCAGATTGGAAAACAACGTACACACACTTTTTGACGAGCGCGACCGAGGACTATAACGATAAAGAAAAATTGGGTGATCTCTTGGTCCAAGGCGAACTCGCTTTAGCGAAAGTAACGGTCGACGTCGCCTCGAGCGAGATAAGCAATATCGAACGGGAAGAAGAATTGACGCTCTATTTCCAAATGAAACAGTTGCTCAACATGTTGCGGGCCGTCTATAACGACCAGTTCGAGATGCAACCAAATAAACAAGACGCTCTCGTTGCGGCCGTTCTCTACTTTGTATCGCCATTTGATGCGATTCCGGACGACGCACCGCTCGGCTTGTTCGACGACGCTCAAGTCATCGATTACGTACACGAGCAACTCGCAAGCGATATCGACCGCTTTCACAACGAATTGTAA
- a CDS encoding YitT family protein yields MYAKTRKRIAVETTLFIIAGTILQSIFVGLLLKPNEIGSGGIVGITLIVNELFNTPIGFTQLVLNIPLFIVGIKYLGKRFILMTGLVVVLSSILIDTLPVLIPPTPLDDPLVASVFSGIVSGLGLALLLFAGASTGGLDILGKVIYTNNRNLSLPKIFLTQDIIVYILVFITFDIKAVMYALVLSFVRSRTLLTIHRFFSAQKQCFIICKKADEINLVIKQNLKRGVTIMDAIGGYSNDSKKMLYVVVQNNEIPKLRQIVSEIDSEAFVTVSEIDSVVGNFKEHSYTL; encoded by the coding sequence ATGTACGCAAAAACTAGAAAACGGATCGCCGTCGAGACGACTTTGTTCATCATCGCCGGAACGATCTTACAATCGATCTTTGTCGGTCTACTGCTCAAACCAAACGAGATTGGGTCCGGGGGCATCGTCGGGATCACATTGATCGTCAATGAATTGTTCAACACGCCAATCGGATTCACACAACTCGTGTTGAATATCCCGCTCTTCATCGTCGGGATTAAATATCTCGGAAAACGGTTCATCCTCATGACCGGCCTTGTCGTCGTCTTGTCATCCATCTTGATCGACACGCTGCCCGTGCTTATCCCGCCGACCCCGCTCGACGATCCGCTCGTCGCCTCGGTGTTCAGTGGAATCGTCTCCGGGCTCGGGCTCGCCCTGCTGTTGTTCGCAGGCGCTTCTACCGGCGGACTCGATATTCTCGGGAAAGTCATTTACACGAACAATCGAAACTTATCACTCCCGAAAATCTTTTTGACGCAAGATATCATCGTCTACATTCTCGTGTTCATCACGTTCGACATTAAGGCCGTCATGTACGCGCTCGTGCTCAGTTTCGTCCGGTCGCGGACGCTGTTGACGATCCACCGCTTCTTCTCGGCGCAAAAACAGTGCTTCATCATCTGTAAAAAAGCCGATGAGATCAACCTCGTCATCAAGCAGAATTTGAAACGCGGCGTCACAATCATGGACGCGATCGGCGGTTACTCGAACGATTCGAAGAAGATGTTGTATGTCGTCGTACAGAACAACGAGATTCCGAAACTGCGTCAAATCGTCTCCGAGATTGATTCGGAAGCGTTCGTCACCGTCTCGGAAATCGATTCAGTCGTCGGTAACTTCAAGGAACATTCCTATACGCTTTAA
- a CDS encoding putative bifunctional diguanylate cyclase/phosphodiesterase codes for MSNHSLRQTVPALLVGTFFLGLLLILFTPYDLRETSLFVYFTVVTLTATAFSITAVVRNRGMRRYIHSLISAGNVCFIAYLVGHHFVMSTGIELMPFIQNFFYLIMSLIVITQSIEIRTLKLRTFDIFALLSFLLIGALHLFIYSSENGSYAANLNGFEEQMVLISLYMMLGFLYLNRITSAGQSFRVLLLIGVLGFTTASIVNQLLIFNGIGHELVHLLQVSSIFIISISYVFDESTEDALVYDSVFDYVVYSTIVMLFMLASDRLLGTSVLDSMTANAVLLLLIRQFVVAKQNALISHRLHTVNTDLEVAVTTKAHELEIREQQYRSLFAYHAEPIFLFDLHGEVLSVNEAGSSVLGHDTETLIGSNILDIIEQKDRSAYATVLHDLKNGRPRTLDVDVVTEDGSKRVWQLMNIPMIIDGEVEGIYAIVKDITQMIVQQEQIYYQANHDSLTGLHNRYALQEQIERLIAEGRPFSLMFSDLDGFKEINDQFGHHMGDELLQHIGKRLRGALLPNEYAGRLGGDEFIVVAEHEDDEMLVERLRRFVYRPPYFMGGTLVEIHASIGIVRYPDHGSTLKHLLSNADLAMYKAKDKGRNETVLFAPELRTDKEERKLLMEGLDTALEKGEISLYLQPQVDASTKAIIGAEALMRWQRDGVFIPPSQFIPIAEETGHIHDLGRWMIHETFQLMYAFEQGDIHLPKLSVNLSVRQLFDEHLIEYLTTLFERFPIEPSRLNFELTETVAAHHSDRVLTRILELKALGIKLSIDDFGTGYSSLAYLVRYPIDELKIPREFTMQLEENREYQTVTATIVAMARQLGMALVAEGVETEYQENFLRKIGCDSMQGYRYAKPMPLDEFVIYYMKQTM; via the coding sequence TTGTCTAACCACTCGTTGCGCCAAACAGTCCCCGCTTTGCTCGTCGGGACCTTTTTTCTCGGCCTTTTATTGATCCTGTTCACCCCTTATGACTTGAGGGAGACGAGTTTATTCGTCTATTTCACGGTGGTCACGCTCACAGCGACCGCCTTCAGCATTACCGCCGTCGTGCGGAATCGCGGAATGCGCCGGTACATCCATTCACTGATTAGCGCCGGCAATGTTTGTTTCATCGCCTATTTGGTCGGTCATCACTTCGTCATGTCGACCGGAATCGAGCTTATGCCATTTATTCAAAACTTCTTTTATTTGATTATGTCTTTGATCGTCATCACCCAGTCGATTGAGATTCGGACATTGAAACTGCGAACGTTTGATATCTTCGCCTTGCTCAGTTTTCTGTTGATTGGCGCTCTGCATCTGTTCATTTATTCGAGCGAGAACGGAAGTTATGCCGCCAACTTGAACGGATTTGAAGAGCAGATGGTGTTGATCAGCCTGTACATGATGCTCGGCTTTCTCTATTTGAATCGAATCACTTCGGCCGGTCAGAGCTTCCGCGTGCTCTTATTGATCGGCGTTCTCGGATTCACGACCGCTTCGATCGTGAACCAGTTGCTCATCTTCAACGGCATCGGCCATGAGCTGGTGCACTTGCTTCAAGTGAGCAGTATTTTCATCATTTCCATCAGTTACGTGTTTGACGAATCGACCGAGGACGCCCTCGTCTATGATTCCGTATTCGATTACGTCGTCTATAGCACGATCGTCATGCTGTTCATGCTCGCCTCCGACCGGTTGCTCGGTACATCCGTGCTCGACTCGATGACGGCGAACGCCGTCTTATTGCTACTCATTCGTCAGTTCGTCGTCGCCAAGCAAAACGCCTTGATCAGCCACCGCTTACATACCGTCAATACCGACCTCGAAGTCGCAGTGACAACGAAAGCGCATGAACTTGAAATCCGGGAGCAACAGTATCGATCGCTATTCGCCTACCATGCCGAACCGATTTTCTTGTTCGATCTTCACGGCGAAGTGTTGTCTGTGAACGAGGCCGGGAGCTCGGTACTCGGTCATGACACAGAAACGCTCATCGGCTCCAACATATTAGATATCATCGAACAAAAAGACCGGTCCGCCTACGCGACGGTGCTGCATGATTTAAAGAACGGTCGTCCGCGCACGCTCGACGTCGATGTCGTCACCGAGGACGGGTCGAAACGGGTATGGCAGTTGATGAACATCCCGATGATCATCGACGGTGAAGTCGAAGGCATTTATGCGATTGTCAAAGACATCACTCAAATGATCGTCCAACAAGAACAAATCTACTATCAGGCGAACCACGACAGCCTGACCGGGCTACACAACCGTTATGCGCTGCAAGAACAGATCGAACGGCTCATCGCCGAAGGGCGACCGTTCTCGCTTATGTTCTCAGACCTTGACGGTTTTAAAGAAATCAATGACCAGTTCGGCCATCATATGGGTGACGAGTTGTTGCAACATATCGGCAAACGACTGCGGGGCGCCTTATTACCGAACGAGTATGCGGGACGCCTCGGCGGTGACGAGTTCATCGTCGTCGCTGAACACGAGGACGACGAGATGCTCGTCGAACGGTTGCGACGCTTCGTCTATCGCCCACCTTACTTTATGGGCGGGACCCTCGTCGAGATCCATGCGTCGATTGGGATTGTCCGCTATCCCGATCACGGGTCAACGCTCAAACATCTGCTCTCCAACGCAGACCTGGCGATGTATAAAGCGAAAGACAAAGGACGCAACGAGACCGTCCTGTTCGCACCAGAGCTACGTACGGATAAGGAAGAGCGTAAGCTGTTGATGGAAGGGCTCGACACCGCCCTTGAAAAAGGCGAGATCTCGCTTTACCTCCAACCTCAAGTCGATGCCTCGACGAAAGCCATCATCGGGGCCGAGGCACTCATGCGCTGGCAACGTGACGGCGTCTTCATCCCGCCGAGCCAATTCATCCCGATTGCTGAAGAGACGGGCCACATCCACGATCTCGGTCGCTGGATGATTCATGAGACGTTCCAATTGATGTATGCCTTCGAGCAAGGCGACATCCATTTACCAAAATTGTCGGTCAACCTATCCGTCCGTCAACTGTTCGATGAACATTTAATCGAGTATTTGACGACTTTGTTTGAGCGCTTCCCGATTGAACCGAGCCGACTCAACTTCGAGTTGACCGAGACCGTCGCCGCCCACCATTCTGACCGTGTGTTGACCCGAATCCTCGAACTCAAGGCGCTCGGCATCAAACTGTCGATCGATGACTTCGGGACGGGTTACAGCTCGCTCGCCTATCTCGTCCGTTATCCGATTGACGAGTTGAAGATTCCGCGCGAGTTCACGATGCAACTCGAAGAGAATCGTGAATACCAGACCGTCACCGCGACCATCGTCGCGATGGCAAGGCAACTCGGGATGGCGCTCGTCGCCGAAGGGGTCGAAACGGAGTATCAAGAGAACTTTTTGCGAAAGATTGGCTGTGACTCGATGCAAGGGTATCGCTATGCGAAGCCGATGCCGCTCGATGAGTTTGTCATCTATTATATGAAACAAACGATGTAA